From Chryseotalea sp. WA131a:
GCGATTATCCGGATTTTTTGGATTGGATGCCGGGCAAAGAAATGGTGACGGCCTTATCAAAAGAATCGAAACGAGGCGAGAAAAAAGCCGCTGAATTGATTGAAAAAGCAACGCTTATTTTTTGTTTGGATTTTTCGAGCTTGAAACGCATTAACGAAGTCGGGCCAATGGTGGAAAAATCATTGGCCGTAAAGGTGATGATCGATCACCACCTAGAGCCAGAGGATTTTACTGTATTCAAAAAATGGAAAGTCTCTGCAGCTTCCACCGCTCAGTTGATTTTTGAACTGATCGAGGAGTTGGGTGAAAAGGAATTCATCGATGAAAAAATTGCCAACTGTTTGTATGCTGGCTTGATGACCGACACCGGTGGATTTCGGCATAACAATACCACACACAAGGAATTTGAAGTGGCGGCAGAACTCGTGAGCCGCGGTGCAAACCCCAGTGAAGTGGCCAAACAAATTTATGATACCAATTCATTGGTGCGCCTACGCCTTACGGGATATGCACTCAGCGAAAAATTAGTAGTGCTGCCCGAGTTTAGAACGGCCTATATGATGCTTAGCCAACAAGAGCTTAGAAAATTTGGCTCTCAAACGGGTGATACAGAAGGGCTAGTGAATTATGGTCTCTCTATAAAAGGTATCAAGATGGCCGTACTGATGTACGACCGTGGCGAAGAAATAAAACTATCGTTTCGGTCGTTAGCAGATTTTGATGTAAATGCATTGGCACGCAAACATTTTGAAGGTGGAGGCCATAAAAATGCCTCTGGTGGCCAATCTAAATTGAGTTTAGACGATACATTAAAGAAATTTTTGTCAATTTTGCCAGAATATAAAAACAAATTAAACCAAGATTAACGACTACCTGATGAAAAATTACCTTGTTGCCTCCCTATTGATTTTAACAGTATTGGCTTCCTGCACCAACTCTAAAGAAACCATGTCAGGATTTAAATATACGTTGCTGCGCGAAGGTAAAGGAGCAAAGGTAGATTCAGGAAAATATGCAGTAGTGTCATTTTATTTTAAAGATGGCAAAGACTCCATTTGGAACGACACGCGCAAAACTGGTTACCCGGGTGTGATATTGATAGGTGGTGATGCTTTTATAAAAGGCGATGCAGTAATGGAAGTGTTAAAAAAATTGACCAAGGGAGATAGTGTAACTTTCAATGTAAAGGCCAAAACCCTCTTTCAAAATACTTTTCGCCAAAACATACCGTTTGGCATCGACACTGCTCAACTCTTCACCTTCAACATAGGCGTGCAGGACATTATTGATGAAGAAGGAAAAAACAAACTGCAACAGGATTTGATAGCAAAGGAAAACGCCAAAATGTTGAAAGATCAACAGGAACAGTTTGCGAAAGACACGGTCTTGATTGATGATTATTTGAAATCAAAAAATGTAAGTGCTCTTAAGACAGCATCTGGGCTTCGCTACGTGATTACTCAAGAAGGCAAAGGCGAGAATGCAAAAGCTGGCCAAAAAGTACAGGTAAACTATTGCGGATATTTATTGAATGGTAAGTATTTTGATTGTAGCACAGAAGCTGCCGCAAAAGAGCATGGTGTTTTTTCGGAAGGAAGAAAGCCTTATTTGCCGCTGGATGGACAACAGCAATTGATTCCGGGTATGGAAGAAGCCATCCGGTTGATGAACAAAGGGGCAAAAATCACGGTATATATTCCTTCAACGCTTGCTTATGGAAATCAAAGAAGAAGTGCCGACATTATTGAAAACTCAATTTTAGTATTTGATATGGAAATGTTGGATATTGAAAAAACAAAATGATTATGGTAAGAAAACAATGGTTTTTAATTTTTTTGATTGGAGTTTTATTTTCGTGCACAACGGATGTGCCGCCAGGCCCAAGTTTTGATGAGCAGCTAGAAAAAGACATTGCAACCATTGAC
This genomic window contains:
- a CDS encoding bifunctional oligoribonuclease/PAP phosphatase NrnA: MTNLPALKSLLETPQTVVIVTHFKPDADALGSSLGLAGFLVKKGHQVSVISPSDYPDFLDWMPGKEMVTALSKESKRGEKKAAELIEKATLIFCLDFSSLKRINEVGPMVEKSLAVKVMIDHHLEPEDFTVFKKWKVSAASTAQLIFELIEELGEKEFIDEKIANCLYAGLMTDTGGFRHNNTTHKEFEVAAELVSRGANPSEVAKQIYDTNSLVRLRLTGYALSEKLVVLPEFRTAYMMLSQQELRKFGSQTGDTEGLVNYGLSIKGIKMAVLMYDRGEEIKLSFRSLADFDVNALARKHFEGGGHKNASGGQSKLSLDDTLKKFLSILPEYKNKLNQD
- a CDS encoding FKBP-type peptidyl-prolyl cis-trans isomerase, translated to MKNYLVASLLILTVLASCTNSKETMSGFKYTLLREGKGAKVDSGKYAVVSFYFKDGKDSIWNDTRKTGYPGVILIGGDAFIKGDAVMEVLKKLTKGDSVTFNVKAKTLFQNTFRQNIPFGIDTAQLFTFNIGVQDIIDEEGKNKLQQDLIAKENAKMLKDQQEQFAKDTVLIDDYLKSKNVSALKTASGLRYVITQEGKGENAKAGQKVQVNYCGYLLNGKYFDCSTEAAAKEHGVFSEGRKPYLPLDGQQQLIPGMEEAIRLMNKGAKITVYIPSTLAYGNQRRSADIIENSILVFDMEMLDIEKTK